The Nocardia sp. NBC_01329 sequence TCCCGTTCGATCCGCGTGAGGTGATCGCCCGGATCGTCGACGGCTCCGATTTCGACGAGTTCAAACCGCGTTACGGGTCCAGCCTGGTCACCGGCTGGGCCGACCTGCACGGGTATCCGGTGGGCATCCTCGCCAACGCCCGCGGTGTGCTGTTCTCCGAGGAATCACAGAAGGCCACCCAGTTCATCCAGCTGGCCAACAAGACGAACACCCCGCTGCTGTTCCTGCACAACACCACCGGCTATATGGTCGGTAAGGAATACGAGCAGAAGGGCATCATCAAACACGGTGCCCAAATGATCAACGCGGTATCCAATTCCAAGGTCCCGCACATCTCCGTACTGATGGGCGCCTCCTACGGTGCCGGCCACTACGGCATGTGCGGCCGGGCCTACGACCCCCGGTTCGTCTTCGCCTGGCCCAGCGCCAAATCCGCGGTGATGGGTGGTGCGCAGCTGGCCGGGGTGATCTCCATCGTCGGCCGCGCGTCCGCCGAAGCCCGCGGGCAGGCGTTCGACGAAGAGGCCGACGCCGGGATGCGCGCCATGGTGGAAGCTCAGATCGAGGCGGAATCGCTGGCGATGTTCATGTCCGGCCGGCTCTACGACGACGGGGTCATCGACCCGCGCGATACCCGCACAGTGCTGGGAATGGCCCTGTCGGCCATCCACACTGCTCCTGTCCAGGGCGCCGAATCCTTCGGCGTCTTCCGAATGTGAGGCCGGACGTGACGAATTCACAGCAGCTCATCAGCAGTGTCCTGGTCGCCAATCGGGGTGAGATCGCTCGTCGGATCTTCGCCACCTGCCGTCGGACGGGCTTGGGCACGGTCGCCGTCTATTCCGACGCCGACGCCGACGCGCCGCATGTGGCCGAGGCCGACGCCGCGGTCCGGCTGCCCGGCAGCACCCCGGCGCAGACCTATCTGCGCGCAGATCTGATCATCGCCGCCGCGCAGGCCGCGGGCGCCGACGCGATCCACCCCGGTTACGGATTCCTGTCCGAGAACGCGGAATTCGCGCGGGCGGTGCAAGCCGCCGGGTTGGTCTGGATCGGGCCGCCGGCCACCGCGATCGAGGAGATGGGTTCCAAGGTCGCGGCCAAGAAGATGATGGACGCCGCCGGAGTGCCGGTGCTGGCCGAACTCGACCCGGACGAAGTCACCGAAGCGCAGCTGCCCGTGCTGATCAAGGCTTCGGCCGGTGGTGGTGGTCGCGGTATGCGTGTGGTGCGCACCCTGGCCGAGCTCCCCGACCAGCTGGCCGGGGCCCGGCGGGAAGCCGAATCGGCGTTCGGCGATCCGACCGTCTTCTGCGAGCGTTATCTGGAGACCGGCCGCCATATCGAGGTCCAGGTGATGGCCGATACGCACGGCACCATCTGGGCGGTCGGCGAACGGGAGTGCTCGATCCAGCGCCGCCACCAGAAAGTCGTCGAGGAAGCGCCCGCACCGCTGGTGGAGCGTATCGACGGTGCCGGCTCGGTGGAGAACGGTATGCGGGCTCGGCTCTTCGACGCGGCCCGCCAGGCCGCCGCCGCTATCGGCTACACCGGCGCCGGAACGGTCGAGTTCCTCGCCGACGAGGCCGGGGAGTTCTACTTCCTGGAAATGAACACCCGGCTCCAGGTGGAACACCCGGTCACCGAGTGCACCACCGGTCTCGATCTCGTCGCGCTCCAGCTCGACATCGCGCGGGGTGCCCGGCTCGACCCCGAACCCCCGGCCATGCGCGGACATTCGATCGAGGTCCGCCTCTACGCCGAGGATCCCGCACAGGATTGGCAGCCGCAGAGCGGGACGGTGCATCACATCGAGATCCCGTCGGTGCTGACGGAATTCGATCTTCCCACCCGGCCCGGCGTCCGGCTGGACTCCGGTGTGGTGGACGGTTCCGTGGTCGGTGTGCACTACGACCCGATGCTCGCCAAGGTCATCTCCTACGGCCGTACCCGCGACGAGGCCGCCCGGCTACTGGCCGCAGCGTTGCAGCGCGCCCGGATCCACGGTCTCGTCACCAATCGCGATCTGCTGGTCCGGGTGCTGCGCCATCCGGCATTCCTCGCCGGAGACACCGATACCGCGTTCTTCGCCACCCACGGCCTGGCTGCGCTGGCCGCACCCGTGCTCACCGACGCCGACGAGAAACTCTCGATCGTCGCGGCCGCGCTGGCCGAATCGGCCGCCAACCGCGCGGGTGCCGGTGTGGTCGCCGGTATCCCGAACGGCTGGCGCAATCTGCCCGCGCAGTCGCAGCGCAAATCCTACGAGAGCCGCAGCACCGGCACCCACGAGATCGACTACCGGTTCACCCGGACCGGCGTCGAGGTGGCGGATCTCGCGGGGCTGGAGTTGATCACGGCCACTCCGGGTGAGGTGGTGCTGGCGGTACCCGGCGAACACGGTCCGGTGCGGCGGCAGTTCGCCGTCGCCCGCTACGACGACCTCGTCTGTGTCGATTCCGCGCTCGGTCCGGTGACAGTGCGGCGGCTGCCGCGCTTCACCGATCCGGCCGACCAGATCGCCACCGGTTCGCTGCTGGCGCCCATGCCGGGCAGTGTGATCCGGCTGGGCGCCGAGGTCGGCAGCACCGTCACCGCCGGGCAGCCGATCCTGTGGCTGGAGGCTATGAAGATGGAGCACACCGTCGCCGCTCCGGTGGCCGGGGTGCTCAGTGCCGTCAATGTCGAGGTCGGCCGGCAGGTCGAGGTCGGCACCGTTCTCGCCGTGGTGGATCCCGCCGCCGAAAACCAGGAGTGAGCAATGAGCTTCATCGAATCCGACGAACGCAAAGAGTTGCGTGCCGCTGTTGCCGGGCTCGCCGCCAAATACAGTTACCGCGACTATGTACTGCCGAAGGCGCGTGACAACCAGCCCCTCGACGAGCTCTGGAACGAAGCGGGCAAGCTCGGTTTCCTCGGGGTGAACCTGCCGGAGGAATACGGCGGCGGCGGTGCCGGTATGTACGAGCTGGCGCTGGTGATGGAAGAACTGTCCGCGCAGGGCGCGGGCCTGCTGCTCATGGTGGTCTCCCCGGCTATCTGCGGGACCATCATCACCAAATACGGCACCGACGAACAAAAATCCGAATGGCTGCCGAAGCTCGCCGACGGTTCGGCCAAGATGGTTTTCGGTATCACCGAACCCGACGCCGGCTCCAATTCGCACCAGATCACCACCACCGCCCGCCGCGACGGTGACGACTGGCTGCTCACCGGCCGCAAGATCTTCATCTCCGGCGTCGACCAGGCCGAGGCGGTACTGATCGTCGCCCGCACCGAAGACCACAAGACGGGCAAGCTCAAGCCCGCCCTGTTCATCGTCCCCACCGACGCGCCCGGTTTCGAGAAGACTCCGCAGGAAATGGACATCATCGAACCGGATCACCAGTTCACGCTGTTCCTCGACGATGTCAGGCTGCCGTCCACCGCGCTGGTCGGCAAAGAGGACGCCGCCCTCATGCAACTGTTCGCGGGCCTGAACCCGGAGCGGATCATGGGTGCCGCCATGGCGGTCGGCGTCGGCCGCTACGCCATCGACCGGGCGGTGGAATACGCCAGGGAACGCATCGTCTGGAAGACCCCGATCGGTGCGCACCAGGGTATTTCGCATCCGCTGGCGCAAGTGAAGATCGAACTGGAACTCGCCCGGCTGATGATGCTCAAGGCCGCCACCCTCTACGACGCCGGTGACGAGATGGGTGCCGCCGAGGCCGCGAACATGGCCAAATACGCGGCGGCGGAAGCCAGTATCAAAGCCCTCGACCAGGCCATCCAGACCCACGGCGGGGCGGGCCTCACCTCCGAATACGGTCTGGCCGCAATGCTCGGCGCCGCCCGGATCGCGCGGGTGGCCCCGGTGAGCCGGGAAATGATCCTCAACTTCGTCGCCCAGCATTCGCTGGGCCTGCCGAAGTCCTACTGAGCACTTCGACGAGCCGGGGCCCTGCCCCGGCCCGTCCGGAAAGGCAGGACCGCCGTGACCGGAACCGAGACCCGTTTTGTGGACTACGCCGTCGAGGACGGGTTCGCCACCCTCACCCTCGACTCCCCGCACAACCGCAACGCCATCTCCGCGCGTCTGGTGACCGAACTGCTGGAGGGGTTGGAACGCGCGGCCGCCGATCCGCAGGTGCGGGGCGTGGTCCTCACCCATACCGGCAATACCTTCTGCGCGGGGGCGGACCTGAAAGAAGCGGTGGACGCCGACCCCGCCGCCGCCGCCGATATCCGCACCCGATGGATGGTGCGGTTATTGCGCACCATCCTCGAACTTCCGAAACCCGTTATCGCGCGGGTGGACGGAAACGTGCGGGCCGGCGGTATGGGACTGCTCGCGGCCTGCGATATCGCCGTCGCGGGTCTGTCCAGCAGTTTCGCGCTCACCGAGGCTCGCCTCGGCTTGGCCCCCTTCGTCATCTCGTTGACCCTGCTGCCGCGGATGGCGCCGCGCGCCGCCGACCGATACTTCCTGACCGGCGAGAAGTTCGACGCCGACACCGCCGAGCGCATCGGCCTGATAACCCTGGCCACCAGCGATCCCAGCGCCCGGGTGGCCGAACTGCTGGACGAACTGCGCAAGAGCTCCCCGCAGGGTCTCGCGGAGAGCAAACGACTCACCACCGCGCCGATCCTCGCCGAATTCGATCGCTCCGCCGACGAATTGGCCACCCGCTCGGGCAGTTTCTTCGGCACCGAGGAAGTGATCGAGGGCATGACCGCGTTCCTGCAACGCCGCCCACCCCGCTGGGCCGTCCCGACCGTCGAATCGGTCTCGGCAGAATAGGCCGCTATGGCGACACCCCACGAACCCAAACAGGACCGCAGCCGGGCCACCCGGCAGCGGCTCCTCGAGGCGACCATCGACTGCCTGGCCGAAAAGGGTTGGGCGGCGGCCACAGTAGCGGTGGTCGCCGAACGGGCCGGGGTGTCCCGGGGAGCCGCCCAGCATCATTTCCCGACCCGGGAAGACCTCATCACCGCCGCCCTCACCCACATGTTCGACACCCGCAACGCCGGGGCGGTGACCACGGCGACCACCGAACCAGGTTTCGCCCGCACCGAGGCCGTGGTCGCCGGCCTGGTCGAGTCCTACACGAGCCGGCTCTTCAAAGCGGCCCTGCAAGTGTGGACGCACGCCGCAGCCGATCCCGCTCTGCGCGAAAGTATCGTTCCCCTCGAGTCCCGTTTCGGCCGCGGTGCACACCACCGCGCCGTCCAAGAGTTGGGAGTCGACGACTCCGACCCGGTCACCCATCACCTGGTCCAGGCCACGCTCGACCTGGCTCGCGGCCTGGGGTTGGCCGATGTACTGACCGATGATTCGGCCCGTCGAAAACAGATCGTGCACCAGTGGGCGGTCACGCTGCACGAGGCCCTGGAAGCGCGCCGGTGAGCCAACGCCGGGCCGACTCTCGAGCCGGTGGTTGAATACCCCGCGAGCGGGCATTCGCGCTACATGACGGACCGGTCCTCCGATATC is a genomic window containing:
- a CDS encoding acetyl/propionyl/methylcrotonyl-CoA carboxylase subunit alpha, which produces MTNSQQLISSVLVANRGEIARRIFATCRRTGLGTVAVYSDADADAPHVAEADAAVRLPGSTPAQTYLRADLIIAAAQAAGADAIHPGYGFLSENAEFARAVQAAGLVWIGPPATAIEEMGSKVAAKKMMDAAGVPVLAELDPDEVTEAQLPVLIKASAGGGGRGMRVVRTLAELPDQLAGARREAESAFGDPTVFCERYLETGRHIEVQVMADTHGTIWAVGERECSIQRRHQKVVEEAPAPLVERIDGAGSVENGMRARLFDAARQAAAAIGYTGAGTVEFLADEAGEFYFLEMNTRLQVEHPVTECTTGLDLVALQLDIARGARLDPEPPAMRGHSIEVRLYAEDPAQDWQPQSGTVHHIEIPSVLTEFDLPTRPGVRLDSGVVDGSVVGVHYDPMLAKVISYGRTRDEAARLLAAALQRARIHGLVTNRDLLVRVLRHPAFLAGDTDTAFFATHGLAALAAPVLTDADEKLSIVAAALAESAANRAGAGVVAGIPNGWRNLPAQSQRKSYESRSTGTHEIDYRFTRTGVEVADLAGLELITATPGEVVLAVPGEHGPVRRQFAVARYDDLVCVDSALGPVTVRRLPRFTDPADQIATGSLLAPMPGSVIRLGAEVGSTVTAGQPILWLEAMKMEHTVAAPVAGVLSAVNVEVGRQVEVGTVLAVVDPAAENQE
- a CDS encoding acyl-CoA dehydrogenase family protein, which produces MSFIESDERKELRAAVAGLAAKYSYRDYVLPKARDNQPLDELWNEAGKLGFLGVNLPEEYGGGGAGMYELALVMEELSAQGAGLLLMVVSPAICGTIITKYGTDEQKSEWLPKLADGSAKMVFGITEPDAGSNSHQITTTARRDGDDWLLTGRKIFISGVDQAEAVLIVARTEDHKTGKLKPALFIVPTDAPGFEKTPQEMDIIEPDHQFTLFLDDVRLPSTALVGKEDAALMQLFAGLNPERIMGAAMAVGVGRYAIDRAVEYARERIVWKTPIGAHQGISHPLAQVKIELELARLMMLKAATLYDAGDEMGAAEAANMAKYAAAEASIKALDQAIQTHGGAGLTSEYGLAAMLGAARIARVAPVSREMILNFVAQHSLGLPKSY
- a CDS encoding enoyl-CoA hydratase family protein, giving the protein MTGTETRFVDYAVEDGFATLTLDSPHNRNAISARLVTELLEGLERAAADPQVRGVVLTHTGNTFCAGADLKEAVDADPAAAADIRTRWMVRLLRTILELPKPVIARVDGNVRAGGMGLLAACDIAVAGLSSSFALTEARLGLAPFVISLTLLPRMAPRAADRYFLTGEKFDADTAERIGLITLATSDPSARVAELLDELRKSSPQGLAESKRLTTAPILAEFDRSADELATRSGSFFGTEEVIEGMTAFLQRRPPRWAVPTVESVSAE
- a CDS encoding TetR/AcrR family transcriptional regulator → MATPHEPKQDRSRATRQRLLEATIDCLAEKGWAAATVAVVAERAGVSRGAAQHHFPTREDLITAALTHMFDTRNAGAVTTATTEPGFARTEAVVAGLVESYTSRLFKAALQVWTHAAADPALRESIVPLESRFGRGAHHRAVQELGVDDSDPVTHHLVQATLDLARGLGLADVLTDDSARRKQIVHQWAVTLHEALEARR